One genomic region from Nocardia vinacea encodes:
- a CDS encoding alpha-hydroxy-acid oxidizing protein, translating into MAFADYQNEIYFAALGGHAPEFPMDFATLEAKASAALPATLYSYIAGGAGDELTQRRNVEAFEDWGVVPRMLVGATQRDLSVHAWGLTFPSPIFMSPVGVIGLVGDKHGDIAVAEAASKSGVPAVFSTLMEDPLEEVIGHAGATPSFFQLYTPKNRDLAASLVSRAEAAGYRGIAVTLDSWVPGWRPRDLSIGNFPQLRGHVLKNYTSDPVFQKMVGSDDPQSIVLHWVQTFGNSLTWDDLEWLRSLTELPIVLKGISHPDDARRAIDAGVDGIFCSNHGGRQANGGLSSLETLPGVVDAVADRVPVLFDSGVRSGSDVIKALGLGATMVGIGRPYVYGLALGGVSGLVHVLRMILAEADLLMAVNGYPNIAAVRENIRSRR; encoded by the coding sequence GTGGCGTTCGCGGACTATCAGAACGAGATCTACTTCGCGGCCCTCGGCGGGCATGCCCCGGAGTTCCCGATGGACTTCGCGACGCTCGAGGCGAAGGCCTCGGCCGCGCTGCCCGCAACGCTGTACTCCTATATCGCGGGCGGAGCCGGTGACGAGCTGACCCAGCGGCGCAACGTCGAGGCCTTCGAGGACTGGGGTGTGGTCCCGCGGATGCTCGTCGGTGCGACGCAGCGCGACCTGTCGGTGCACGCCTGGGGACTCACCTTCCCCAGCCCGATCTTCATGTCCCCGGTCGGCGTGATCGGCTTGGTCGGCGATAAGCACGGCGATATCGCTGTTGCTGAAGCGGCGTCGAAATCCGGTGTGCCCGCGGTCTTCTCGACGCTCATGGAGGATCCGCTGGAGGAGGTCATCGGCCACGCTGGTGCGACGCCGAGCTTCTTCCAGCTGTACACGCCGAAGAATCGAGACCTGGCCGCGAGTCTGGTGAGCCGGGCCGAGGCCGCCGGATATCGCGGCATCGCGGTCACCTTGGACAGCTGGGTTCCGGGCTGGCGGCCGCGTGATCTGTCGATCGGGAACTTCCCGCAGCTGCGCGGGCACGTGCTGAAGAACTACACCTCCGACCCCGTCTTCCAGAAGATGGTCGGCTCGGACGATCCGCAGTCCATCGTGCTGCACTGGGTGCAGACCTTCGGAAATTCGCTCACCTGGGACGATCTCGAGTGGCTTCGATCGCTGACCGAACTGCCGATCGTCCTCAAGGGCATCTCCCATCCCGATGACGCGCGCCGCGCGATCGATGCGGGCGTTGACGGCATCTTCTGCTCGAATCACGGTGGGCGCCAAGCCAATGGCGGTCTCAGCTCGCTGGAGACGCTGCCCGGGGTGGTCGATGCCGTCGCCGACCGGGTGCCGGTGCTGTTCGATTCCGGTGTGCGGTCGGGCAGCGATGTGATCAAGGCGCTCGGCCTGGGCGCGACGATGGTCGGCATCGGCCGCCCGTACGTGTACGGCCTTGCGCTGGGCGGGGTTTCGGGTCTGGTGCACGTGCTGCGGATGATCCTGGCGGAGGCCGATCTGCTGATGGCGGTCAACGGCTATCCGAATATCGCGGCGGTGCGCGAGAATATCCGGTCGAGGCGCTGA
- a CDS encoding glycosyltransferase 87 family protein produces MSVPVSTIENAAAPTAAPTEPERRTIPTTAFWVISVLGMVAGVYYIHQVRETMQVMMHLMDLGVYQIAGHRVVDGASIYDTPLLGHTRGVWEFVYTPFAALLFVPLVNLHGDVFTYVGAFGNFAMLTASVWAALSMLGYRRDLRLVLLGVPIAGLLMWCEPVRETMAFGQINIFLLLLVIADMALPDTSRWKGVLTGIAAGIKLTPAFFVVYLLVTRRYRAAGTAIGAFVATVLIGLAAMPKDSLTFWSGAFADPKRVGVPENPRNESLRGLLARTIGVEGVHQLLWLAGAFAIAAACLYLARRLSLTGNELPAVVLVGLTTTAVSPYSWAHHWVWLAPLLVYLADLALRRRGVVASIGLLIAAAVASGGVIAFFDPTMSSIYDYPVGSHLTTLVHNGYIWLTLALFAAAAVHLRRSAADLQEAAAR; encoded by the coding sequence ATGAGCGTGCCTGTATCGACGATCGAGAATGCGGCGGCGCCGACCGCGGCGCCGACCGAGCCCGAACGCCGCACCATCCCCACAACCGCGTTCTGGGTGATCTCGGTCCTCGGGATGGTCGCCGGTGTGTACTACATCCACCAGGTGCGCGAAACGATGCAGGTGATGATGCATCTGATGGATCTGGGCGTCTATCAGATCGCCGGGCACCGGGTGGTCGACGGCGCCTCCATCTACGACACGCCCCTGCTGGGCCATACCCGCGGCGTATGGGAGTTCGTCTACACACCGTTCGCCGCGCTGCTGTTCGTGCCGCTGGTCAATCTGCACGGTGATGTCTTCACCTATGTCGGTGCGTTCGGCAACTTCGCCATGCTGACGGCGTCGGTGTGGGCGGCACTGTCGATGCTCGGCTATCGGCGCGACCTGCGGCTGGTGCTGCTGGGCGTGCCGATCGCCGGACTGCTGATGTGGTGCGAGCCGGTGCGCGAGACCATGGCCTTCGGTCAGATCAATATCTTCCTGCTGTTGCTGGTCATCGCCGATATGGCACTGCCGGATACGTCGCGCTGGAAGGGCGTGCTGACCGGGATTGCGGCGGGCATCAAACTCACCCCCGCCTTCTTCGTGGTCTATCTGCTGGTCACCCGCAGGTATCGGGCCGCTGGGACGGCCATCGGTGCGTTCGTGGCGACCGTTCTGATCGGTCTCGCGGCCATGCCCAAGGATTCGCTGACCTTCTGGAGCGGCGCATTCGCCGACCCCAAGCGCGTCGGTGTGCCGGAGAATCCACGCAACGAATCGCTGCGCGGCCTGCTCGCGCGGACCATCGGCGTCGAGGGTGTGCACCAATTGCTCTGGCTGGCAGGTGCTTTCGCCATCGCGGCGGCCTGCCTGTACCTGGCACGGCGGCTGTCGCTGACCGGAAACGAACTGCCCGCGGTGGTACTGGTCGGACTCACCACCACCGCGGTGTCTCCGTACAGCTGGGCCCATCACTGGGTCTGGCTCGCACCGCTGCTGGTCTATCTGGCTGATCTCGCCCTGCGCAGGCGCGGTGTGGTCGCGTCGATCGGCCTGCTCATCGCAGCGGCGGTCGCATCGGGTGGTGTGATCGCCTTCTTCGACCCGACGATGAGCAGCATTTACGACTATCCCGTGGGAAGCCACCTCACGACACTCGTCCACAACGGATACATCTGGCTCACGCTCGCATTATTCGCCGCCGCCGCTGTTCACCTGCGACGGTCGGCAGCTGACCTACAGGAAGCTGCCGCGCGGTAA
- a CDS encoding TetR/AcrR family transcriptional regulator codes for MTAGGSSRMYDGRPVADRRAQRREQFLAAAVAVFGESGYQNSSITALCRAAGLARSQFYEHFENREDLLIAVYDRIQTEARQAVTAATDAAAASGDAVGLAQAAVRAYAESIGRDPRVARIAHVEVVGVGERVEQRRMEQRALWMDFFADQMRRALGPDFVPPGGFHTAVTGYFGALLALVHQWSTDDAQTDLAGITEVLTRFLISLMTP; via the coding sequence ATGACTGCTGGCGGCTCATCGCGGATGTACGACGGACGGCCCGTCGCCGACCGCCGTGCGCAGCGGCGAGAGCAGTTTCTGGCCGCCGCGGTCGCGGTATTCGGGGAGAGCGGCTACCAGAACAGTTCGATTACCGCGCTGTGCCGGGCGGCCGGACTGGCGCGCAGCCAGTTCTATGAGCATTTCGAGAACCGCGAGGATCTGTTGATCGCGGTGTACGACCGGATCCAGACCGAGGCCAGGCAGGCGGTCACCGCCGCGACGGATGCGGCGGCGGCATCGGGTGATGCGGTCGGTCTGGCGCAGGCGGCGGTGCGGGCCTATGCGGAGTCGATCGGTCGTGACCCGCGCGTGGCCCGGATCGCGCATGTGGAGGTCGTCGGGGTCGGTGAGCGGGTCGAGCAGCGCAGGATGGAGCAGCGAGCGCTGTGGATGGACTTCTTCGCGGACCAGATGCGGCGAGCGCTCGGACCCGATTTCGTGCCACCCGGTGGGTTCCACACCGCCGTGACCGGATATTTCGGCGCACTGCTCGCGCTGGTACACCAGTGGAGCACCGATGACGCGCAGACCGACCTCGCCGGGATCACCGAGGTACTGACCCGATTCCTGATCAGCCTGATGACACCGTGA
- a CDS encoding sensor histidine kinase, whose product MSRSLARQSLVVAGVAAAVDAAMLTLNGIFSVAPWQATAVLIAIVAADLALAAPPRTAGAVALIQVALRLAEALMLHRHGFAARFADVGFLVAGYRAGAWMVGPKSVLTVSTMSAGFASAHLLISSNTSHDWRLLLASTVSVGAVPWLVGRYTAARGAYIADLEQQAKLREQEQRTALARAVAEERAAIARDLHDVISHHVSAIGIHAGAARIAMADTGNAAATRSLTAVESSSRAAMVDLRRQLDLLHGREEDGQRQPGLADIEDLLERVRAAGLAVEFTVRGAAVQLPDSLNLTLYRIVQEMLTNALRHGDGAHAQLIVDYQPNRVVLESINPLADTAALGDTAEHRGLSGIRQRAELFGGDLRFGPDGAQNHWHTRVSLPIGGS is encoded by the coding sequence GTGAGCAGATCGCTGGCCCGCCAATCGCTGGTGGTCGCGGGGGTGGCCGCGGCGGTCGATGCCGCGATGTTGACGTTGAACGGCATTTTCTCGGTGGCCCCGTGGCAGGCCACCGCGGTGCTGATCGCCATCGTCGCGGCCGATCTCGCACTGGCCGCGCCGCCGCGTACCGCCGGTGCCGTGGCCTTGATCCAGGTGGCGCTGCGACTCGCCGAGGCCCTGATGCTGCACCGGCACGGCTTCGCCGCACGCTTCGCCGATGTCGGATTCCTGGTGGCGGGATATCGGGCGGGCGCCTGGATGGTCGGTCCGAAATCGGTGCTGACCGTCAGCACAATGTCCGCGGGCTTTGCGAGCGCACATCTGCTGATCAGCAGCAATACCTCGCACGATTGGCGGCTGCTGCTGGCCTCGACGGTATCGGTCGGCGCGGTGCCGTGGCTGGTCGGCCGGTATACGGCAGCACGGGGCGCGTACATCGCCGATCTCGAGCAGCAGGCCAAATTGCGCGAACAGGAGCAGCGGACCGCACTCGCCCGCGCCGTCGCCGAGGAACGCGCTGCCATTGCCAGGGATCTGCACGATGTGATCTCCCATCACGTCAGCGCCATCGGCATCCACGCCGGTGCGGCCCGAATCGCCATGGCCGACACCGGTAATGCCGCCGCCACTCGATCGCTGACCGCGGTGGAGTCGAGTAGCCGCGCGGCCATGGTCGACCTGCGCCGCCAGCTCGATCTGCTACACGGACGCGAGGAGGACGGCCAGCGGCAGCCCGGACTCGCTGATATCGAGGATCTGCTGGAGCGGGTGCGCGCGGCCGGTCTGGCCGTTGAATTCACCGTGCGCGGTGCGGCCGTCCAGCTGCCGGATTCGCTGAACCTGACGCTGTATCGCATCGTGCAGGAGATGCTGACCAATGCGCTGCGCCATGGCGACGGCGCGCACGCACAGCTGATCGTGGACTATCAGCCGAACCGGGTGGTGCTGGAGTCGATCAATCCGCTCGCCGACACGGCCGCATTGGGCGATACAGCGGAGCACCGTGGACTCAGCGGTATTCGCCAACGTGCCGAATTATTCGGCGGCGACCTGCGATTCGGTCCGGACGGCGCGCAAAACCATTGGCACACCAGGGTTTCCCTGCCGATCGGAGGTTCGTGA
- a CDS encoding response regulator transcription factor produces MNAPVRVLIADDHSMFRSGLRAVVDSQTDLECVAEVGDGRSAITETARLRPDVAILDVRMPKLDGLAATAAIVAAGGTRVLVLTTYDSDANLYRALQSGASGFLLKSLPPEELVAAIRIAARGDALIDPSMTRRLISRFAGTLAPPDTPPAVEQLTAREREVLLLLADARSNAEIAGALGVGEETVKTHVSRVLAKLGVRDRIHAVVYAHKHGLVPPHGH; encoded by the coding sequence GTGAACGCACCGGTCCGCGTATTGATCGCCGACGACCACAGCATGTTCCGCTCCGGACTGCGCGCGGTCGTCGACAGTCAGACCGATCTCGAATGCGTCGCCGAGGTCGGCGACGGCCGCAGCGCCATCACCGAAACCGCGCGGCTACGCCCGGACGTCGCGATTCTGGATGTGCGTATGCCGAAGCTGGACGGGCTCGCTGCCACCGCGGCCATTGTCGCGGCGGGCGGCACCCGCGTACTCGTGCTCACCACCTACGACAGCGATGCCAACCTCTATCGCGCACTGCAGTCCGGCGCCAGCGGGTTCCTACTGAAAAGCCTCCCGCCCGAGGAATTGGTCGCCGCCATCCGGATCGCGGCCCGTGGTGACGCGCTGATCGATCCGTCGATGACCCGACGGTTGATATCGCGGTTCGCGGGCACGCTCGCCCCGCCCGACACCCCACCCGCGGTGGAACAACTCACCGCCCGGGAACGAGAAGTGTTGCTGCTCCTGGCAGACGCGCGCAGCAATGCCGAGATCGCCGGGGCGCTCGGTGTCGGCGAAGAGACGGTCAAGACACACGTATCCCGGGTGCTGGCGAAACTCGGTGTGCGCGACCGCATTCATGCAGTCGTGTATGCACACAAGCACGGGCTCGTCCCTCCGCACGGCCACTAG
- a CDS encoding helix-turn-helix domain-containing protein produces the protein MTGAVIDITAEVAPERACPIAPVVDVVFSRWTTPILWTLNTFGRQRFVELERRITTITSKVMTQRLRQLERDGLVVRTYYPEVPPRVEYEITELGRSLAPLFAALAEWSVNLDKVEQARQAYDARGRAPHRRT, from the coding sequence GTGACGGGTGCAGTGATCGACATCACAGCAGAAGTGGCTCCGGAGCGGGCTTGCCCGATCGCTCCGGTGGTCGATGTCGTCTTCAGTCGGTGGACCACGCCGATTCTGTGGACGCTCAACACTTTCGGGCGGCAGCGGTTCGTGGAACTGGAACGCCGCATCACCACGATCACGTCCAAGGTGATGACCCAGCGGCTACGGCAACTGGAACGTGATGGACTTGTCGTGCGCACCTATTACCCTGAGGTCCCACCACGGGTGGAGTACGAGATCACCGAGTTGGGACGCAGTCTCGCACCGCTGTTTGCCGCACTCGCCGAATGGTCGGTCAACCTGGACAAGGTCGAACAGGCTCGGCAGGCGTACGACGCCCGCGGCCGGGCCCCGCACCGCCGAACCTGA
- a CDS encoding sterol desaturase family protein: MVIGAQLFIYAIPAFAVLMFVEWIDYRRDPDRPANGHSGRDMASNITTYLLGRFLKPVLQYLIPFSAVVVAAAITPLHLSPTTWWVWVLGLVVTDFCYYWAHRADHRMRLLWTAHSVHHSSQYFNLSTAIRLPWVHPAATIVRGFAWVPAALIGLPAWMIFLLQTIGLLYQFPIHTQRIRTLPRPIEFLFNTPAHHRIHHGSNQPYIDKNYGGVFIIWDRLFGSFAAESEPIRYGLTKNIGTDNPLKVNYHELGALISDVRHANTWRGRLGYIFGPPGWAEAARADDVRVIPADSTREGSIAA, from the coding sequence ATCGTGATCGGTGCGCAGCTATTCATCTACGCCATACCGGCGTTCGCCGTACTCATGTTCGTGGAGTGGATCGACTATCGCCGCGACCCGGATCGCCCGGCCAACGGCCACTCCGGACGCGATATGGCCTCCAATATCACCACCTACCTGCTCGGCCGATTCCTGAAGCCGGTGCTGCAGTATCTGATTCCGTTCTCGGCGGTGGTGGTCGCGGCCGCGATCACTCCGCTGCACCTGTCGCCGACCACATGGTGGGTGTGGGTGCTCGGGCTGGTGGTCACCGACTTCTGCTATTACTGGGCCCACCGCGCCGACCATCGGATGCGGCTGCTGTGGACCGCGCACAGCGTCCACCACTCCAGTCAGTACTTCAATCTGTCCACCGCCATCCGCCTGCCGTGGGTGCATCCGGCGGCCACCATCGTGCGCGGATTCGCCTGGGTACCAGCGGCTTTGATCGGCCTGCCCGCGTGGATGATCTTCCTGCTGCAGACCATCGGGCTGCTCTATCAGTTCCCGATCCACACCCAGCGCATCCGGACCCTGCCGCGCCCGATCGAGTTCCTGTTCAACACTCCGGCTCACCACCGCATCCACCACGGTTCGAATCAGCCGTATATCGATAAGAACTACGGCGGCGTCTTCATCATCTGGGACCGGCTCTTCGGCAGCTTCGCCGCGGAGAGCGAACCCATCCGCTACGGCCTCACCAAGAACATCGGCACCGATAATCCACTGAAGGTGAACTATCACGAGCTCGGTGCGCTGATCAGCGATGTGCGCCATGCGAATACGTGGCGCGGGCGGCTCGGCTACATCTTCGGCCCGCCCGGTTGGGCCGAAGCGGCGCGGGCCGACGACGTGCGTGTCATCCCCGCCGATTCAACCCGTGAGGGATCGATCGCCGCATAG